TCCATCGACTTCTCCAGAATTTAATGGATATCGATCGATGATGCGATAACCGTCGAATCCGAGATCCGCGACTTTTGAATAAGCGCCGAGAGAAAGTCCTGCACCGTAACCGCGAAGCAAATTGTGGCCCATAAAAATATTTGGAACAGCGATTCCTGCGAGCTCAAGAATTGTCGGTGCAATGTCAATTTGGGCGGCGGTAATTGTGTCTTGTGCGGGCTCAATTCCTTTGCCGTGAATGATAAACGGAATCCAAGTTGCATTGGAAAATGCGCTGCCGTTCATCGTCGAAACATCGTTTTCGCCGAGAGGAAATCCGTGATCTGCCATGATGATGACGTATGTGTTTTCGTACCAACTTTCGTTTTGAATTTTCCGAATAAAGCGGGCGAGTTGTCTATCGGTAAAATTCATCGTCACTTGAATGCGTTCGGTGAGAGGCTTTTGTTTATCTTCTTCGGACATGCCCGCTGCAAAATTAAACGGATAATGATTGGAGCGGCTCATGACTGTTGCGAGGAAAGGTTTTTCTTGTTTGGAAAGACTGTCTAAGATAACTGAAACCGTGTGATCAAAGAAAGTGGAATCATCTTCTAAATTGCGGTCGTAATGTTCTGCGGTGTACCATTTTGCCATCCATACGCCGAGATTATCCCACGCGGGATCGGCTGCAGAAAAATAATGCGTTGTGTAACCGGAATCGGTGAGAACCGAAGCGAAACTCGGAAGCGTTACGTGCGCAAGATCCGTTGCTTCGGCGAGTTTTGAATGATGCGGAAGCCCGAGATGAGTTGTGAGAACGCCGCCCGTTGTCGGGAGCCCACTTGTGTGCATACGGAACCAAGCGTGAGAATTTGCTGCCATCGAATCGAGGAATGGCGTAGGCGAAGGCTTTCCAGGATTTAAATAGCCCACATTGAGCCCGCGATGCGATTCGAGGAAGAATAAAATGAAATTCGGTTTTTGTGCGCGCTTTTGCAAAAGCGATTCGCTCTGCGTTAAGGCTTCGCTCGGAATGCGGTAAAGCGGAAGTTTTTTCCCGAGTTCTGTTTTCGGAAAATTCCAAAGAGAATCGCCTTCGACTTTTGCCCATAAATTTTGATAAGTTGCGCCGAGATTTTCAAGTTCGCTTTCGGATAAATGCGAAGCGGCTTGCGTATTTGTTAAATCGTTGTAAATCAAAGAAACGACAGGGCGAAGCTTTGTCATGCGGGCGTTTCCCGTCCAAATAAAATAGACGAAAAGATACGAAGCGATGTAAAAAATGAGCATCGCGATGACGGGAACATTTAATGAACGCGGGGCGAGAAATTTTTTAATAAGCCGATAAATTCCAAAGGTCATCGGGAGAATAAGCGCAAGCACAAAGAATTGCAAAAACGGAACCGAGAAATCATTCGCCACATAATCCCAAAACATCACCACGGACGAAGTATCTTTGTAAGTATCGACGAGTCCGAAAGAAAGATGGCTGCCGAGGAATCGTTGCACTTCGTGGTCGAGAAGGGTGACGAGTAAAATGATGGAATGAAAAAGGGTAAAGAGAATTGTCGAAAGAGAAAATTTCAGATTGAAATTCGGGAAAAATTTTTTGCGGAGAATTTGAAAAACGCCTGCGCCGATGGTGAAAATTACTAACGAATTAAAAATCCAGAGAAAGTCTAAACAGACTGCGTGAAAAATGTACCAGTCCGGTTTGCTCACAAACGGGAAGCCGTAAGGATTGCTGCGGAAGAGAAGAAGCACCCGCAAGAAAATATGCGAAACCCAAAACGCGAGTGCAACAAAAATCAATTTAGAAGAAAGAAATTTTTTCATTTTTTTTAAAATAGCAATTATTAGGTGGAGAATTTGCAAAGAAAAATGGAAAATTTGAAGTTCAATGCGCTTTTCTCGCGTAGAATTAGAATCTTTGGAATTTGATTATTTTTCAGCGACGGCGCAAATTATTCGAAAAAAGAAATCATACTCCTTGACGAAAAGAAAAAGTTTTTATAGTTTTTTCGTATGAATGATTGTTCAAATGAAAATTTGAACAATTTTGAAATGGAGAAACGATGGCGAAAAAGAAAACGCAGATTCCCGACGAAGTTGAACTTTGCGATTTAGCAGAGCTGTTTAAAGTTTTTGGCGATTCTACGCGGATTCGCATTTTGTATGCGCTTTCGGAATCGGAACTTTGCGTCGGCGATTTAGCGAAATCGTTAACGATGACGCAATCAGCGGTTTCGCATCAATTAAAAATTTTAAAGACGGCGAAACTCGTCAACAGTCATCGCGTTGGGAAAATGATGGTTTACTATTTAGCCGATGAACATGTGCGCACGATTATCAGCGTGGGAACAGAACACATCGAAG
Above is a window of Hallerella porci DNA encoding:
- a CDS encoding ArsR/SmtB family transcription factor, which translates into the protein MAKKKTQIPDEVELCDLAELFKVFGDSTRIRILYALSESELCVGDLAKSLTMTQSAVSHQLKILKTAKLVNSHRVGKMMVYYLADEHVRTIISVGTEHIEEK
- a CDS encoding LTA synthase family protein, producing MKKFLSSKLIFVALAFWVSHIFLRVLLLFRSNPYGFPFVSKPDWYIFHAVCLDFLWIFNSLVIFTIGAGVFQILRKKFFPNFNLKFSLSTILFTLFHSIILLVTLLDHEVQRFLGSHLSFGLVDTYKDTSSVVMFWDYVANDFSVPFLQFFVLALILPMTFGIYRLIKKFLAPRSLNVPVIAMLIFYIASYLFVYFIWTGNARMTKLRPVVSLIYNDLTNTQAASHLSESELENLGATYQNLWAKVEGDSLWNFPKTELGKKLPLYRIPSEALTQSESLLQKRAQKPNFILFFLESHRGLNVGYLNPGKPSPTPFLDSMAANSHAWFRMHTSGLPTTGGVLTTHLGLPHHSKLAEATDLAHVTLPSFASVLTDSGYTTHYFSAADPAWDNLGVWMAKWYTAEHYDRNLEDDSTFFDHTVSVILDSLSKQEKPFLATVMSRSNHYPFNFAAGMSEEDKQKPLTERIQVTMNFTDRQLARFIRKIQNESWYENTYVIIMADHGFPLGENDVSTMNGSAFSNATWIPFIIHGKGIEPAQDTITAAQIDIAPTILELAGIAVPNIFMGHNLLRGYGAGLSLGAYSKVADLGFDGYRIIDRYPLNSGEVDGLFAENDLHQTQNLANEKAETVKHLEALLDTLIRLSDYTLETGF